The Vigna radiata var. radiata cultivar VC1973A unplaced genomic scaffold, Vradiata_ver6 scaffold_137, whole genome shotgun sequence nucleotide sequence CTTAGGGATCCATCTGCACTTTCTTTTTGGAACACCAACTTTTCTGtagtaacaatttctaacattgTGACCAATAttgttacaataaaaacatgcatgaGTAACAGGTTTACTAAGatcaacaaatttctttagaTTAAACCTATTACTTTGAGCCTTATATCCAATTCTTTATCTGTAAACAACTCTACTAGAAGATCTTAGAACATCATCTAAGTTATCTTTACCTTGTGTGAACTTAGCTAAAGTGttagtcaagtaatcaatcttttcaatgtgtataggacatttttcacattctttttctACTATCTTTGTTTCAGTCTTGACTATTTTTGCAGACTCTAAGGCATTGTCTAATTcctttttcaatatttcattatcCTCTACCAGACTATTGATTCAATATTCATAATCCTTTCTGTCAAAGGTAAGTCGATTTACCTTATATTGAAGTCACATAGCCTTTGTGTGAATTTCCTGAAATGCATCTAGCAGCATGTCATACTTTACTTCTATTGGCTCATTTTCAAATTCCTAATTACTATCATAATCATTCTGTGCTAAGCCAACCATGAAGCAAATGTTTGACTCTTCTTCAATGATGCAATCCTCATCGCTTGAAAAATCATAATCACtattttcccaagcaatgtatgcacTCTTTTGCTTCCTTCCTTTCTCCTGTGGAAATTTTCTGCTTCCTTTTTGTTTAATCTTCTGGTATGGACAATCTGGTTTGATGTGTCCTTCTCTTCCACACTCGTAgcattggacaacatttgttcttgaatttttctttccttttacaGGACCTGCATAGTTAGTGGTGGAActcttatttttcataaatcgaTTAAACTTCCTTACCACCATGCTCATTAACTCTTTGTcatgtatttttgtttctaagtCAACTTCAGGTTCAAGACTCTTTGTAGCTTTCTTGCTTGTGCCTTTTAGAGcaattgatttcttttcttcaatttcttcttcctcctccagCCTTCCAAGCTCTAACTCATGTTCTCCGAGTTTTCCAAATAAGGTTGCCATGTTCATGCTAGTCAGATCTCTTGATTCAGATATAACAGTGGCTTTCGGCTGCTAGCTTCTGTTTaggcttttcaaaattttaatgttgaTTTCCTCCTTGTAAAACACTTTTCCAAGAGTCATAAGGTGGTTGACTATGTGTATGAATCGTTTATGCACTTCATAGATAGTCTCCCATGCTTTCATTCTGAATAGCTCATATTCTTGTATGAGAAGTACTTCCCACATCTCTTTGGTCGTCTTGCATTGTGATATTCTGAAAAATTCATCTATTGTTAGTGCTGATGCAGTTacatttctagctttaacatcatattgagcTCTGCGGTTCTCATCTTGAGTCCATTCAGaaaaattttccaaaacaaCTTTTCCATTCAAAACATGAGTGGGCTCATATGGACTGTTTAGAATTGCATCCCAAACTCCTTTATCCaccgattcaagaaagatttgcatccttatttttcaaaaagcaTAATTTTCTCCAACAAATAGTAGTAATCTATTTGTCGAAACACCTTTACCAAAGGTATGTGAATTGAAAGTATTTTTTAGGGTTAGCCAATTAAACGAAAATAATGGTTGACtgatttttcaaatattttatgaaaatcagCTTTAGATTCTTCATTACACTAATAAATAACAAtaccataaaaaaacaaaatatttttagagtaaaatagtactaactctattaaaaaatatgatactAATTTTTTAGGATACGAGAAAGTACGATAAGATTATGATAGAGATAAGAATAAGAAGGGaaaaaatgttgagaaagaaaaaagagagaaaagaaagaaagatgagCATATATTCCACTAACTACTAATTTAAACTTATCTAAACACGAGATGGGGACATAACCTTTTTTTGACATGTGCATCAAAATCCTATTGTTCGGTCTTGAAAGTtcttataaagaaatatttagtTGTTAACAGAGATGAAGGTGTGGTATTTATTATACTAGTTTTTATAGCCACGAGAcgcatgatattttttttaggtttaaacctcttttttgtccctaagttataaatggatgttcagtttagtccccgcttttagaaatataaacctttggttcctaagttataaaaaatgtatcaaatgagtccttttttgatgttcatggtcaaagtacaaagagcaatctaaagtgttgttattattaagaaacaaatcagagcactctaaagatgtagcagttgttaagaaacaaccaaaaatagtatttcaagtcaaaaaaggactcatttgatacattttttataacttagggaccaaagatttacatttttaaaaacgggaactaaactgaacattcgcttataacttagggaccaaaaaaaggtttaaacatttttttatgctGGATGcaaattattatcaatatttaattttcatgttttacatatactttaaaaattacTTCTGTAATTAGTATTGCTAATG carries:
- the LOC111241068 gene encoding zinc finger CCHC-type and RNA-binding motif-containing protein 1-like, which produces MATLFGKLGEHELELGRLEEEEEIEEKKSIALKGTSKKATKSLEPEVDLETKIHDKELMSMVVRKFNRFMKNKSSTTNYAGPVKGKKNSRTNVVQCYECGREGHIKPDCPYQKIKQKGSRKFPQEKGRKQKSAYIAWENSDYDFSSDEDCIIEEESNICFMVGLAQNDYDSN